In a genomic window of Balaenoptera ricei isolate mBalRic1 chromosome 3, mBalRic1.hap2, whole genome shotgun sequence:
- the RFESD gene encoding Rieske domain-containing protein isoform X1: MFSFTSMDPDGSEQDPEMKKYSSVCVGREEDIKKSERMTAVVHDREVVIFYHRGEYHAMDIRCYHSGGPLHLGEIEEFDGRPCIVCPWHKYKITLATGEGLYQSINPKDPSAKPKWCSKGIKQRIHTVTVDNGNIYVTLSNEPFKCDSDFYATGVFKVIQSSF, from the exons ATGTTCAGCTTTACTAG CATGGATCCTGACGGCTCTGAGCAAGATCctgaaatgaagaaatattcttCTGTCTGTGTTGGCAGagaagaagatattaaaaaatctgaaagaatgacAGCTGTTGTCCATGATAGAGAAGTGGTCATTTTCTACCACAGAGGAGAATATCATGCTATGGATATTCGCTGTTAcc ACTCAGGAGGACCTTTACATTTAGGAGAAATAGAG GAATTTGATGGACGACCATGTATAGTTTGCCCCTGGCATAAATACAAAATTACTTTGGCCACAGGAGAAGGACTGTATCAGTCTATAAACCCTAAAGATCCATCAGCAAAACCCAAGTGGTGCTCCAAAGGAATAAAGCAAAGGATTCACACAGTGACAGTGGACAATGGGAATATTTATGTGACTCTTTCTAATGAGCCTTTTAAGTGTGACTCTGATTTTTATGCCACTGGAGTCTTCAAAGTAATTCAGAGTTCTTTCTGA
- the RFESD gene encoding Rieske domain-containing protein isoform X2 — MDPDGSEQDPEMKKYSSVCVGREEDIKKSERMTAVVHDREVVIFYHRGEYHAMDIRCYHSGGPLHLGEIEEFDGRPCIVCPWHKYKITLATGEGLYQSINPKDPSAKPKWCSKGIKQRIHTVTVDNGNIYVTLSNEPFKCDSDFYATGVFKVIQSSF, encoded by the exons ATGGATCCTGACGGCTCTGAGCAAGATCctgaaatgaagaaatattcttCTGTCTGTGTTGGCAGagaagaagatattaaaaaatctgaaagaatgacAGCTGTTGTCCATGATAGAGAAGTGGTCATTTTCTACCACAGAGGAGAATATCATGCTATGGATATTCGCTGTTAcc ACTCAGGAGGACCTTTACATTTAGGAGAAATAGAG GAATTTGATGGACGACCATGTATAGTTTGCCCCTGGCATAAATACAAAATTACTTTGGCCACAGGAGAAGGACTGTATCAGTCTATAAACCCTAAAGATCCATCAGCAAAACCCAAGTGGTGCTCCAAAGGAATAAAGCAAAGGATTCACACAGTGACAGTGGACAATGGGAATATTTATGTGACTCTTTCTAATGAGCCTTTTAAGTGTGACTCTGATTTTTATGCCACTGGAGTCTTCAAAGTAATTCAGAGTTCTTTCTGA